From Coraliomargarita parva, one genomic window encodes:
- a CDS encoding GumC family protein yields the protein MATGEFTGANDKSQADGLISITDIIAIIRKRWCIGAVCGAIVAGLLMAVLLSQEKLYEAEASMTIELSTANVMDFREVMDTSVTHVNLLNTFMNTHMERIQTRGIAEAVVRALTPEQVEAVVAPYYDPATAEKPADAPGLIMSKMLSVEQGSEEESQVILIHIVHHSPQVAQFLANEYVRQYIAYKANLRNSSTGEAVHFLGKQVEEMRTQLEGKELELQEYRQSHNLVSVQQDQGILGERLRRINDALTDANLRLLEVETLQQQIQAAGKNLEKLMEIPVIGGREDIIAIYSQLNELQRERLVLDETYLARHPKVIENEASLKSVKAVLKAAISQAVNQIENDHKAAVAELTTLEGKLKEGEQAVLDAERALVEYNRMQRNLDSLRDMYNKLSTRYAETSIAQQLNLNNVSLLEPAGLPTHPMVIAPVQILAASMFLGGVFFICVPLVIELLDHRLASFTDVERFANKPLLGDIRQQGDVDFKALSTAFQSGDLKMKEPLRAIYSSIRMRSSLNRKKTSFLVTSSLPGEGKSMVTANLAAVIASHGMKVLLIDFDLRRPMQHNAFGLDNDSGLIPWFDAGSALPEKPDEAATLGITQVQNNLSLLRSGGSSQEATEILSSNAVKALMSRLAEDYDVLLYDTPPVGLFPDAGLVAEFAQESIFVARQFKVTRQKMRYSIAQMDRSPAPVMGVVFNGIKNVKAAIGYGSAANLSYGHGYEKDASKYAAYYAQRT from the coding sequence ATGGCAACAGGAGAATTTACGGGGGCAAACGACAAGAGCCAGGCCGATGGCTTGATCAGCATCACAGATATCATCGCGATCATACGCAAACGCTGGTGCATCGGCGCGGTATGCGGTGCGATTGTTGCAGGACTGCTCATGGCGGTCCTGCTTTCACAGGAAAAGCTGTATGAGGCCGAGGCATCTATGACGATCGAGCTCAGCACCGCGAATGTGATGGATTTTCGTGAGGTCATGGACACCAGCGTGACACATGTGAACCTGCTGAATACCTTCATGAACACACACATGGAGCGCATTCAGACGCGTGGGATCGCCGAAGCCGTGGTCCGTGCCTTGACTCCCGAGCAGGTCGAAGCCGTGGTGGCACCTTATTATGATCCGGCCACTGCGGAGAAGCCGGCGGACGCCCCCGGGCTGATCATGTCGAAGATGTTGTCTGTGGAGCAGGGGTCGGAAGAAGAGTCACAGGTAATCCTGATTCACATCGTACACCATTCGCCCCAAGTGGCACAGTTCCTGGCGAATGAATACGTGAGGCAATACATCGCCTACAAAGCGAACCTGAGAAACAGTTCGACGGGCGAGGCGGTCCATTTCCTCGGCAAGCAAGTGGAGGAAATGCGCACACAACTAGAGGGCAAGGAACTGGAGCTACAGGAGTACCGCCAGTCGCATAATCTTGTTTCGGTGCAGCAGGACCAGGGCATCCTCGGGGAGCGCTTGCGGCGCATCAACGATGCACTGACCGATGCGAACCTACGCCTGCTGGAGGTGGAGACGCTTCAGCAACAGATCCAGGCGGCCGGTAAAAACCTGGAGAAATTGATGGAGATCCCGGTGATCGGCGGGCGTGAGGACATTATCGCGATCTATTCCCAACTCAATGAGCTCCAGCGAGAACGTCTGGTACTGGATGAGACCTATCTGGCCCGTCACCCGAAAGTGATTGAAAACGAAGCCTCCCTGAAATCGGTCAAGGCGGTGTTGAAGGCGGCCATCAGCCAAGCGGTGAACCAAATCGAGAATGACCACAAGGCGGCAGTTGCGGAACTGACAACCTTGGAGGGGAAGCTCAAGGAAGGGGAGCAGGCGGTTCTGGATGCGGAGCGTGCACTGGTCGAGTACAACCGGATGCAGCGAAACCTGGATTCCCTGCGGGACATGTACAACAAGTTGTCGACGCGTTATGCCGAGACCAGCATCGCGCAACAGTTGAACCTCAACAACGTGAGCCTGCTCGAGCCCGCGGGCTTGCCGACACACCCCATGGTGATCGCCCCGGTGCAGATACTGGCGGCATCCATGTTTCTCGGTGGTGTCTTTTTCATCTGCGTGCCACTGGTTATCGAGTTGCTGGATCATCGTCTGGCCAGCTTTACGGATGTGGAACGCTTCGCCAACAAGCCGCTGCTGGGCGATATCCGGCAGCAGGGGGATGTGGACTTCAAGGCACTTTCGACCGCCTTCCAGTCCGGTGACCTGAAAATGAAAGAACCGCTCCGGGCGATCTACAGCAGCATTCGCATGCGGAGTTCCTTGAACAGGAAGAAGACGTCCTTCCTCGTTACCAGCTCCTTGCCGGGAGAGGGGAAGTCCATGGTGACCGCCAATCTGGCTGCAGTCATCGCATCGCATGGCATGAAAGTGCTTCTGATCGATTTTGATTTGCGCCGACCGATGCAGCACAATGCTTTCGGATTGGACAATGACAGCGGTCTGATTCCCTGGTTTGACGCAGGGTCGGCGTTGCCGGAGAAGCCGGATGAGGCTGCGACGCTGGGGATTACTCAAGTTCAGAATAATCTATCACTACTGCGCTCCGGTGGCAGCAGCCAGGAAGCCACCGAAATTCTCAGCAGCAATGCGGTTAAGGCTCTGATGAGCCGGCTTGCCGAAGACTATGATGTGCTGCTGTACGATACTCCGCCGGTCGGCCTTTTCCCGGATGCCGGACTCGTCGCTGAGTTCGCGCAGGAAAGCATTTTCGTGGCACGTCAGTTCAAGGTGACGAGACAGAAGATGCGCTATTCGATTGCGCAGATGGATCGCAGTCCCGCACCGGTCATGGGTGTCGTCTTTAACGGTATCAAAAACGTGAAGGCAGCGATCGGCTACGGCAGTGCCGCGAACTTGTCCTATGGGCATGGCTACGAAAAGGATGCTTCCAAATATGCCGCTTACTATGCGCAACGGACCTAG
- a CDS encoding MATE family efflux transporter, with protein sequence MKKIDFSQPARRKRSVVWLIAGGWTTNAILIVQGFLLIPLYLHFLGERLYGFWLATGGLLAWLSMADLGASAVTLQRCAAAYGRKDFSTVASYFWHGLCVLAVVVVVVIAGMAYISRHMLSWLVIDPEYHSIIRTCFMIAGLGVVLRLCNDFFGNFAIALQRSQIPVAARAIGDILGLVTIVVTLTLLDFGLYALVSGVIVRGGITFVANLFNTLWILYSLGEGVSWSNATLMDYVKTTPSVLAAKSSSQFARNLPPVLLARFVGPEATVAYNISLRVLQVAQGFVNQALSGIYSACSHFFFDEAVSREKERETLKRMIRGFIVSCFVFGTGFAFLNQGFVSLWTSDAQFAGQLFTSGSALACFFFLRGNLYVGLGMAMGKINSFELTQTFESVLQAVALCFAIEAWGIHAVPFAIIFSLLVSEPIYHYLLRRVRPVVGESLQVLRWIWVPMAMVFVLAYYTAGFFHHDSWWPFLFKSLLVGVPIATVFFFGMPGLAPRVIERAGSLLGKTRLAGKNLKYGKFGTTSGG encoded by the coding sequence ATGAAAAAGATCGACTTCAGCCAGCCTGCGCGTCGCAAGCGCTCTGTTGTCTGGCTTATTGCCGGCGGTTGGACGACGAATGCCATCTTGATCGTCCAGGGCTTTCTCCTGATTCCCCTGTATCTTCATTTCCTGGGGGAACGTTTATATGGTTTCTGGCTGGCTACCGGCGGCTTGCTGGCGTGGCTGTCCATGGCGGATCTGGGCGCATCGGCAGTCACCCTGCAGCGGTGTGCGGCGGCTTACGGGCGCAAGGATTTCAGCACGGTTGCGAGCTACTTCTGGCACGGCCTATGTGTCCTGGCAGTGGTTGTCGTCGTGGTGATTGCCGGAATGGCCTATATCTCCAGGCACATGCTGAGCTGGCTGGTGATCGATCCCGAGTATCATTCGATTATACGGACTTGTTTCATGATCGCCGGATTGGGAGTCGTCTTGCGCTTATGCAATGATTTCTTCGGCAATTTCGCGATTGCGCTGCAACGCAGCCAAATTCCGGTCGCGGCTCGAGCCATCGGCGACATCCTTGGCCTGGTTACCATTGTTGTGACCCTGACGCTACTCGACTTTGGCTTATATGCACTGGTTTCCGGAGTCATTGTGCGGGGCGGCATCACATTCGTTGCAAATCTTTTCAATACCCTGTGGATCCTTTATTCACTGGGGGAGGGCGTGTCCTGGTCGAATGCAACCCTGATGGATTACGTGAAAACCACGCCTTCGGTCTTGGCCGCAAAGTCAAGCAGCCAGTTTGCCCGGAACTTGCCGCCGGTATTGCTGGCACGCTTTGTCGGACCGGAGGCCACTGTTGCCTATAATATTTCGCTGCGGGTCCTGCAGGTGGCCCAAGGCTTCGTCAACCAGGCGCTCTCGGGAATCTATTCCGCCTGCAGCCACTTCTTCTTCGACGAGGCGGTTTCCCGGGAGAAGGAACGTGAAACGCTGAAACGGATGATCCGGGGCTTTATCGTATCCTGCTTTGTTTTCGGGACGGGCTTTGCATTCCTCAATCAGGGCTTTGTGAGCCTCTGGACCTCCGACGCACAGTTCGCCGGGCAATTGTTCACCTCGGGTTCCGCCTTGGCATGTTTCTTTTTCCTTCGTGGTAATCTTTACGTGGGCCTGGGGATGGCCATGGGCAAGATCAACAGTTTCGAGCTGACCCAGACTTTCGAGTCAGTGTTGCAGGCCGTGGCCCTCTGTTTTGCAATTGAAGCCTGGGGCATCCATGCGGTGCCTTTTGCGATCATCTTTTCCCTGTTGGTTTCGGAGCCGATCTACCACTACCTCTTGCGGCGTGTGCGTCCGGTGGTCGGGGAAAGCCTTCAGGTCCTGCGCTGGATCTGGGTGCCCATGGCCATGGTCTTCGTACTGGCTTACTATACGGCCGGGTTCTTCCACCATGACAGCTGGTGGCCGTTTCTATTCAAGTCCTTGTTGGTCGGCGTGCCGATTGCCACGGTCTTTTTCTTTGGTATGCCGGGCCTCGCTCCCCGGGTGATCGAGCGTGCCGGAAGCTTGCTGGGCAAGACCAGGCTGGCCGGGAAAAATTTAAAATACGGAAAATTCGGTACCACCTCCGGTGGTTGA
- a CDS encoding O-antigen ligase family protein, with translation MTILILVLLGLVGALCAAFALPLARYIERHPEVLVAAVFLVYLYSATMTEGASLAVSLGGMNVFPLDLLCPLMLLFAFPFYYGKLKYGFSKQDIELLILLAWAMVLGWNFLAGCREFGLQAATNGFRGYLYVICIAIYTASLSVSDVWPKVEKLIFAAAAGLVLIALAGYSDGDLSRAGRPLSSNETMVLLEAFVVAAVAFAAGRLKPFYFMVSLSLLPMILLLQHRSVWVVTACAIFGLYWTLPALRSLLLKILLIGGIVGTVAAFAFTGDAIFKALDESTEEAFSDESTMSWRYVGWLSLLTGEQMDSVKEVAIGNSFGSGWGRTFKGSDGRTIEIENVKPHNYYIQTLLRGGVVGLGLLLVMYCRFLRLRRADMPANPVYSSASKALFVTALCQLVYYLPYDADTAQAVFLGLAISAVRQSRMQWQAEVNRISAPEPSALHKGSTRLQTT, from the coding sequence GTGACGATACTTATTCTAGTTTTGCTTGGACTGGTCGGAGCCTTATGCGCCGCCTTTGCCTTGCCTTTGGCCCGCTACATAGAGCGTCATCCCGAGGTCCTGGTGGCCGCCGTCTTCCTTGTGTATCTTTACTCCGCAACGATGACGGAGGGCGCGTCCCTGGCGGTTTCGCTGGGAGGCATGAATGTGTTTCCCCTGGATCTGCTCTGTCCGCTCATGCTGCTTTTCGCTTTTCCCTTCTACTACGGCAAACTGAAGTACGGATTTTCGAAGCAGGATATCGAGCTTTTGATCCTGCTCGCCTGGGCAATGGTGCTGGGGTGGAACTTTCTGGCCGGATGTCGTGAATTCGGCCTGCAGGCTGCGACCAACGGATTCAGAGGCTATTTGTATGTGATCTGCATCGCGATTTATACCGCGTCCCTGTCGGTCAGCGATGTCTGGCCCAAGGTGGAAAAGCTTATCTTTGCCGCCGCGGCCGGTCTCGTCCTGATTGCGCTGGCGGGGTATTCCGACGGCGACCTTTCGCGTGCGGGCCGGCCGCTGAGTTCGAATGAGACGATGGTCTTGCTCGAAGCATTCGTGGTGGCGGCGGTGGCCTTTGCCGCAGGGCGGTTAAAGCCGTTCTACTTCATGGTCAGCTTGTCATTGCTTCCTATGATCCTGTTGTTGCAGCATCGGAGTGTCTGGGTGGTGACTGCCTGTGCCATATTCGGTTTGTATTGGACCTTGCCGGCCTTGCGCTCGCTCTTGCTAAAGATCCTCCTGATCGGAGGCATTGTCGGGACGGTCGCTGCCTTTGCTTTCACAGGAGACGCAATTTTCAAGGCCTTGGACGAGTCTACGGAGGAGGCCTTCTCCGACGAAAGCACGATGTCCTGGCGTTATGTCGGATGGCTGAGCCTGCTCACGGGGGAGCAAATGGACTCCGTGAAGGAGGTCGCCATCGGCAATTCCTTTGGTTCGGGCTGGGGTCGTACGTTCAAGGGTTCGGATGGCCGTACGATCGAGATTGAGAATGTGAAGCCTCACAATTATTACATCCAGACCCTGCTTCGAGGCGGAGTGGTTGGATTGGGCTTACTTCTTGTCATGTACTGCCGCTTCCTGCGACTGCGCCGGGCCGACATGCCTGCCAATCCGGTTTATAGCTCGGCCAGTAAGGCCTTGTTTGTCACCGCGCTCTGTCAGCTCGTTTACTATCTGCCTTACGATGCGGATACCGCACAGGCAGTCTTCCTCGGCCTTGCGATTTCCGCAGTTCGGCAATCCCGCATGCAATGGCAGGCTGAGGTGAATCGCATTTCCGCTCCGGAGCCGTCCGCCCTGCATAAAGGCAGTACACGACTACAAACCACCTGA
- a CDS encoding glycosyltransferase family 4 protein, whose product MNSLVETFNCYVEKGGEELIADAIRDLLQSRYQLSSLRWDSSQWKGKLAPNKLRQLLMMFYNRDAARELEAVVNTSRPRAILAHNLYPVASPSVYRRAQRLGIPVIQFIHNFRPFSVNGTLWANESIVPDGLAGDYWPEVRAGAWQGSLVKSAILAGVLKLHKSLGTFDAVTRWIAISDFMRDAFIEAGVPAERVVTLRHFWNPVPKVPETKDDGYYLFLSRLVPEKGVRVLLEAWARLYGSLRQHCPKLCIAGTGPLESEVQAAAENCAAIEYAGYVSGDAKARLMHRARAFIAPSIWWEPLGLVTYEAYEHGKPMLASNSGGFRETVQDGRTGLLFEPGSPESLMQAVRTMELTPAEQRLQMGRCGHHWLLEEASREQWLQRFSTILDEVA is encoded by the coding sequence ATGAACAGCTTGGTGGAAACTTTTAACTGCTACGTGGAAAAGGGTGGGGAAGAGCTTATCGCCGACGCGATCCGGGACTTGCTCCAGAGCCGTTACCAGTTGTCTTCATTACGCTGGGACTCGAGCCAGTGGAAGGGGAAGCTGGCACCAAACAAGCTGCGTCAGCTGCTGATGATGTTTTACAACCGTGACGCAGCCCGGGAACTGGAGGCCGTGGTCAATACGAGCCGCCCACGTGCGATTCTTGCGCACAACCTCTATCCGGTTGCCTCGCCGTCTGTCTACCGCCGTGCCCAAAGGCTTGGAATTCCGGTCATTCAGTTCATCCACAATTTCAGGCCATTCTCGGTCAACGGGACACTCTGGGCCAATGAAAGCATCGTCCCGGACGGACTGGCGGGGGATTACTGGCCCGAGGTCCGGGCCGGCGCCTGGCAGGGATCTTTGGTGAAATCCGCAATCCTGGCAGGCGTGCTAAAGCTCCATAAGTCGCTGGGTACCTTCGACGCGGTGACGCGCTGGATAGCGATATCCGATTTTATGCGCGATGCATTCATCGAGGCCGGGGTGCCGGCGGAGCGGGTGGTGACGCTACGCCACTTCTGGAACCCGGTTCCCAAGGTGCCGGAGACGAAGGACGACGGGTACTACCTCTTCCTGAGCCGTCTTGTTCCGGAAAAGGGGGTCCGTGTTCTTCTCGAGGCGTGGGCAAGACTCTACGGATCCCTTCGGCAACACTGTCCGAAACTCTGTATTGCCGGGACGGGGCCGCTTGAATCCGAAGTCCAGGCTGCCGCCGAAAACTGTGCGGCAATTGAATATGCCGGCTATGTCAGTGGTGATGCGAAGGCACGCCTGATGCACCGGGCACGCGCCTTCATCGCTCCGTCCATTTGGTGGGAGCCGCTCGGACTGGTTACCTATGAAGCCTATGAGCACGGCAAGCCGATGCTTGCGTCCAATTCCGGCGGTTTCCGCGAGACCGTCCAGGATGGGCGGACGGGCTTGCTCTTTGAGCCGGGGTCTCCGGAATCCCTGATGCAGGCGGTCCGGACGATGGAACTTACACCAGCCGAGCAACGTTTGCAGATGGGCCGGTGCGGTCACCATTGGCTCTTGGAGGAGGCCTCCAGGGAGCAATGGCTGCAACGCTTCAGCACCATACTCGATGAAGTCGCATAA
- a CDS encoding glycosyltransferase family 2 protein, translating to MSSKPIQITAMLTCFNRKMLTLACLQAFFDQELPEGVRLDVVLVDDGSSDGTGDAIRAAFSKAQVLEGDGSLFWCGGMCKAWEQAESANPDYLLMLNDDTTLHPGAIRELLQLAPAADCPVIAVGAISDPDSGELSYGGRLRSHPKGPAPLKETPVKCDTFNGNCVLIPRVVRERLGSLYSGYTHSFADFDYGIQATRCGIDVLQSSKVVGICRPNSNENTWQDAKLGRLQRLKKLNSPKGLPWRDHLAFARRTQKGNWLRHFVAPYARILLGR from the coding sequence ATGTCATCCAAACCGATACAGATCACCGCCATGCTTACTTGCTTCAACCGCAAGATGCTGACACTCGCCTGCCTTCAGGCCTTCTTCGACCAGGAGTTGCCTGAGGGCGTGAGGCTCGATGTGGTCCTGGTGGATGACGGAAGCTCGGACGGCACGGGGGATGCGATACGGGCAGCCTTTTCGAAGGCACAAGTGCTTGAAGGCGACGGCTCGTTGTTCTGGTGCGGGGGGATGTGCAAGGCCTGGGAACAGGCGGAATCGGCCAATCCGGACTATCTCTTGATGCTTAATGATGACACGACGCTCCATCCCGGCGCGATCCGCGAACTGCTACAGTTGGCGCCTGCTGCGGACTGTCCGGTGATCGCCGTCGGTGCGATATCAGATCCTGACAGCGGGGAGCTGTCCTACGGTGGACGTTTGCGAAGCCACCCCAAAGGACCTGCGCCCCTGAAGGAAACACCGGTGAAGTGTGATACCTTCAACGGGAATTGTGTCTTGATTCCGAGAGTTGTTCGAGAGCGTCTGGGCAGCCTTTATTCCGGATACACACATAGCTTTGCAGACTTCGATTATGGGATCCAGGCCACACGTTGCGGTATCGACGTCCTTCAATCGTCAAAGGTCGTCGGCATCTGCCGTCCCAATTCCAATGAAAACACTTGGCAGGATGCGAAACTGGGGCGCTTGCAGCGACTGAAGAAATTAAATTCACCCAAGGGCTTGCCATGGCGGGATCATCTGGCTTTCGCAAGGCGTACACAAAAGGGCAATTGGCTGCGTCACTTTGTTGCGCCCTACGCACGCATTCTTCTGGGAAGATGA
- a CDS encoding polysaccharide pyruvyl transferase family protein translates to MMTEVPVSKSRAMKIGVLTFHSAHNYGAVLQAYGLQRELEAHGHEVEFIHYYSHQLEAKNRYKRPLKSPKDLVAKSGYLLFSGLLKRRFERFESFQQNQLRLSPRYHTVAELEAGPTEYDAYVCGSDQIWNFSEGASPVYFLRFLPTDRPAIAYAPSFGKTFEASSAPEHLADWIQRFQYLSARESSGVDFIQELAGRSVPQVLDPAFFLDGEGWGELAAPPLLQEPYLLFYALEMNARTNAIIRYLSDTLKVRIVIAGKGGSFMLGRKTRIAIDSGPAEFLGLIRNARFVLSNSFHATVFSMLFGVPFLTIGHSSRNARMESLLSMAGLGARLIRDVSDLHREPSLCNVECKIDLGDSMKHALDISRNYLNNSLLEIASRRGAVEC, encoded by the coding sequence ATGATGACTGAAGTACCCGTTTCGAAATCGCGAGCCATGAAAATCGGTGTCTTAACCTTCCACTCCGCCCATAACTACGGAGCCGTGCTGCAAGCTTACGGCCTGCAGCGCGAATTGGAGGCACATGGCCATGAGGTCGAATTCATTCATTACTATTCGCATCAACTGGAAGCGAAGAACCGATACAAGCGGCCGCTCAAATCGCCGAAGGACCTGGTCGCGAAGTCGGGCTACCTTCTGTTTTCCGGATTGCTCAAACGGCGCTTCGAGCGCTTTGAAAGCTTTCAGCAAAACCAGCTCCGGCTCAGCCCCCGGTATCACACGGTGGCGGAGTTGGAAGCAGGGCCGACGGAATATGACGCATACGTCTGTGGCAGCGACCAGATCTGGAATTTCAGCGAGGGCGCCTCGCCGGTTTATTTCCTGCGCTTTCTGCCAACGGATCGTCCTGCGATCGCCTATGCGCCCAGTTTTGGCAAGACCTTCGAAGCGTCCAGTGCGCCGGAGCACCTGGCCGACTGGATTCAGCGTTTCCAGTATCTGTCGGCGCGTGAATCCTCGGGTGTGGACTTTATTCAAGAGTTGGCCGGACGGAGTGTGCCGCAGGTACTGGACCCCGCGTTTTTCCTCGATGGCGAAGGTTGGGGTGAACTGGCCGCACCGCCATTGCTGCAGGAACCCTATCTTTTATTCTATGCGCTGGAAATGAACGCCCGCACGAACGCGATCATACGTTACCTGTCCGATACCCTGAAAGTCCGGATCGTGATCGCAGGGAAGGGCGGCAGTTTCATGCTCGGGCGCAAGACACGCATCGCGATTGATTCGGGCCCCGCGGAGTTTCTCGGCCTGATCCGGAATGCACGCTTTGTCCTCAGCAATTCCTTTCACGCCACGGTCTTTTCGATGCTGTTCGGGGTTCCATTTCTTACTATCGGCCACAGCAGCCGCAACGCGCGAATGGAAAGTCTGCTCTCGATGGCCGGCTTAGGTGCGCGATTGATCCGCGACGTTTCTGATTTGCATCGGGAGCCGTCTCTTTGTAATGTTGAGTGCAAGATCGACCTGGGGGACAGCATGAAACACGCTTTGGATATATCGCGGAACTACCTGAATAACAGCCTCCTGGAGATTGCGAGCCGTCGGGGGGCTGTGGAATGTTAA
- the rfbF gene encoding glucose-1-phosphate cytidylyltransferase, with amino-acid sequence MKALILAGGYGTRISEESAVRPKPMVSIGPQPIIWHIMKIYAHHGITDFIVACGYKGHVIKEYFSNLFLHSADVTFDLANNSLEVHNSKAEPWRVTCVDTGVDSMTGGRMRRVRDYLGGETFCMTYGDGVSDVNISDSIRYHQEQGLLGTMTAIKPPGRFGAFTLHPDDTKVPEFVEKPQGDGAWINGGFFVLEPEVLDYIPSDDMPWEKDPLARLAHEGKMAAFRHAGFWQPMDTLRDKMVLEDLWESGKAPWKVWS; translated from the coding sequence ATGAAAGCACTCATACTAGCCGGTGGGTATGGTACCCGCATCAGTGAAGAAAGTGCCGTCAGGCCCAAACCGATGGTCAGTATCGGCCCCCAGCCGATCATCTGGCACATCATGAAAATCTACGCCCATCACGGCATCACCGACTTTATTGTGGCCTGTGGCTACAAGGGGCATGTGATCAAGGAATACTTCTCCAATCTATTCCTGCACTCGGCCGATGTGACCTTCGATCTGGCCAACAACAGCCTGGAGGTCCACAACAGCAAGGCGGAGCCCTGGCGGGTCACCTGTGTGGACACCGGCGTCGACAGCATGACCGGTGGCCGTATGCGACGGGTGCGTGATTATCTTGGCGGCGAGACCTTTTGCATGACCTACGGGGACGGCGTATCCGATGTGAACATCAGCGACTCGATCCGCTACCATCAGGAGCAAGGCCTTCTCGGGACGATGACGGCGATCAAGCCGCCGGGACGTTTTGGTGCCTTCACCTTGCACCCGGACGACACCAAGGTGCCTGAGTTCGTGGAGAAACCGCAGGGGGACGGCGCATGGATCAACGGGGGCTTTTTCGTGCTGGAGCCTGAGGTTCTGGACTACATCCCGTCCGACGACATGCCATGGGAAAAGGACCCCTTGGCGCGGCTTGCCCATGAGGGGAAGATGGCGGCTTTCCGTCACGCCGGCTTCTGGCAACCGATGGATACCTTACGCGATAAAATGGTTCTTGAAGACTTATGGGAGTCCGGCAAGGCCCCATGGAAGGTCTGGAGCTGA
- a CDS encoding NAD-dependent epimerase/dehydratase family protein, producing MNTLPSATDIVQEDLEFICRELEKEFKLLEGKKLLLIGGAGFLGYYLVQSILHLNTKLPAGSAVELTVYDNFIRGVPDWLTALEGDATLTLVKHDITHPLPEGMGAFDYIIHAASIASPTFYRKYPIETMDANVNGLRLILDYCMQMKDAGTPVSGLLYYSTSEIYGDPSPENIPTPESYRGNVSCTGPRACYDESKRYGETLCVNFAQQHGVPVRIARPFNNYGPGLKITDKRVLPDFARDVLAGRDIIMLSDGKPTRTFCYIADAIVGYFKILLVGRDGESYNIGIEQPEISMAELADRVVALSKELFGYTGQVVKQDSSDSAYLVDNPNRRCPVIDKARDELGYDPKIGPDEGLRRALIWYNDNSEAEEA from the coding sequence ATGAATACACTCCCATCTGCTACGGACATCGTCCAAGAGGATCTCGAATTCATCTGTCGTGAGCTCGAGAAAGAATTCAAGTTACTGGAAGGCAAAAAGCTCTTGCTCATCGGCGGGGCCGGCTTTCTGGGGTACTACCTGGTTCAGTCGATCCTGCATTTGAATACCAAGCTCCCCGCCGGCTCGGCGGTCGAATTGACAGTCTATGACAATTTCATCCGCGGGGTGCCGGACTGGCTGACTGCCCTGGAGGGAGATGCCACGCTGACGCTGGTCAAGCATGACATTACGCATCCACTGCCCGAGGGCATGGGGGCCTTCGACTATATCATCCATGCGGCCTCGATCGCGTCACCGACCTTCTACCGCAAGTATCCGATCGAGACGATGGATGCGAATGTGAACGGCCTGCGACTGATACTGGATTACTGCATGCAGATGAAGGACGCCGGAACGCCGGTTTCCGGTCTTCTGTACTACTCCACCAGTGAGATCTACGGCGACCCATCACCGGAGAATATCCCGACACCCGAGAGCTACCGCGGGAATGTGTCCTGTACGGGGCCACGGGCCTGTTACGACGAATCGAAGCGCTACGGCGAGACCCTCTGCGTGAATTTCGCCCAGCAGCACGGGGTCCCTGTCCGGATCGCCCGGCCGTTTAACAACTATGGTCCCGGACTGAAGATCACGGACAAGCGGGTCTTGCCCGACTTCGCGCGCGACGTGTTGGCGGGGCGAGACATTATCATGCTGTCGGACGGCAAGCCGACCCGGACTTTCTGCTATATCGCGGATGCAATCGTCGGCTACTTCAAGATCCTGCTGGTTGGCCGGGACGGCGAGTCCTACAACATCGGCATCGAACAGCCCGAGATTTCGATGGCGGAGCTGGCCGACCGCGTGGTCGCCCTCTCAAAGGAGCTCTTCGGCTATACCGGTCAGGTCGTGAAGCAAGACAGTTCGGATAGCGCTTACCTGGTCGACAACCCGAATCGTCGTTGTCCGGTGATCGACAAGGCGAGGGATGAACTGGGGTATGACCCGAAGATCGGTCCGGACGAAGGACTGCGGCGGGCACTCATTTGGTACAACGACAATAGCGAGGCAGAAGAAGCGTAA